The following proteins come from a genomic window of Corallococcus sp. NCRR:
- a CDS encoding FxsA family protein, translated as MLKALVIVCILLPLAELYLLITLGHHIGLASTLGLLAVSAVLGSLIARRQGEKVFRNWREAMAGGGVPEEGLLNGVLVMVGGALLIAPGFISDVMGLLLMVPPVRRVVTARVRRSLEQTLRSGTVRFTQVGPIPGEDPFLDARRFESPETTAKVEPTEEEPTAFRRPRSEGGEVDAEFTSDEEPRG; from the coding sequence GTGCTCAAGGCCCTCGTCATCGTCTGCATCCTGTTGCCCCTGGCGGAGCTGTACCTGTTGATCACCCTGGGGCACCACATCGGGTTGGCATCCACGCTCGGGCTGCTGGCGGTCTCCGCCGTGCTGGGGAGCCTCATCGCCCGGAGGCAGGGCGAGAAGGTGTTCCGCAACTGGCGCGAGGCCATGGCTGGAGGGGGCGTGCCCGAGGAGGGCCTGCTCAACGGCGTGCTGGTGATGGTAGGCGGCGCGCTGCTCATCGCGCCGGGGTTCATTTCGGACGTGATGGGGCTCTTGCTGATGGTGCCGCCGGTGCGCCGCGTGGTGACGGCGCGGGTGCGGCGCTCGCTGGAGCAGACGCTGCGGTCGGGCACCGTGCGCTTCACGCAGGTCGGGCCCATTCCGGGCGAGGATCCGTTCCTGGACGCGCGGCGCTTCGAATCGCCGGAGACGACCGCGAAGGTGGAGCCCACGGAAGAAGAGCCCACCGCCTTCCGCCGCCCCCGGAGCGAAGGGGGCGAGGTCGACGCGGAGTTCACCAGCGACGAGGAACCCCGGGGCTGA